From one Microbulbifer sp. A4B17 genomic stretch:
- a CDS encoding BatD family protein, which produces MSLDSRTLISKQTMDAFTNNRIKLWGLPLSHVFAMLLLAIALCVSTSVLASDLSATVDRDKIGIDETVNLRVRYSGDKSGGQPDFSLLEQDFDILSRQQSNQYRVINGRAESFVEWVLALAPKREGKLFIPSFNFQGEVSDAVPVTVTEAQSGPNGGEKQAFLEVTLDKEEVYVQEQLLVKIRLFTTIGLHDIATEPLKIAGAHAEKVDEQRYERKLNGVSHAVYEVTYAVFPDSSGKLSIPALTYVAIAGRRDPFSLFNRNSQRLRLRSQEKSIEVLPKPTNYSGSQWLPAASLGIVQSWSQDPDTFAVGEPITRILTVRAEGLRAAQLPPLPKLNVDGLKTYPDQPQQEDQVGPNGVTGSRIETTAIVATQPGDYELPPITVTWWDTKAQRQRTTQLPSFRFSVSGTAAPIASDNETTAGAPQVAPPPEQVSTVSRFWRNLAIIAIASHLLWVLYFFFQRRKLNQQITNNNIQAPDLHRETSALKRALDSEDPSHIQQASLKWLYAKWPKLEGKSLTEATRLLHIPELGQLQSALDASIYQSPASPLDIQKVRSIVNSLLKAKPESESSEPSGALPSLFS; this is translated from the coding sequence ATGTCGCTGGATTCAAGGACACTGATTTCAAAACAGACTATGGACGCATTCACCAACAACCGAATAAAACTTTGGGGCCTCCCGCTCAGCCATGTCTTCGCTATGCTGCTTCTTGCAATAGCGCTTTGTGTGTCGACATCGGTTTTAGCAAGCGACCTCAGCGCAACGGTAGATAGAGATAAGATTGGAATTGATGAGACAGTCAATTTACGCGTGCGTTATTCAGGGGATAAAAGTGGCGGGCAACCGGACTTTTCACTACTGGAACAGGATTTCGATATTCTCTCTCGCCAGCAGTCCAACCAATACCGCGTGATTAATGGACGTGCGGAAAGCTTTGTCGAGTGGGTACTGGCCCTAGCCCCCAAACGGGAAGGAAAATTGTTTATCCCTTCTTTTAACTTCCAGGGGGAGGTTTCCGATGCGGTTCCCGTTACAGTCACCGAGGCCCAAAGCGGGCCCAACGGCGGTGAAAAACAAGCATTCCTGGAGGTGACGCTCGACAAGGAGGAGGTCTATGTCCAGGAGCAACTGCTGGTGAAAATTCGCCTTTTCACCACTATCGGCTTACACGATATCGCGACGGAACCCCTTAAGATCGCCGGTGCCCATGCAGAAAAAGTGGATGAGCAGCGATATGAACGCAAGCTCAATGGCGTCAGCCATGCAGTCTATGAAGTCACTTATGCGGTTTTTCCAGACAGTTCAGGCAAACTAAGTATCCCCGCACTGACCTATGTCGCCATCGCTGGACGCAGGGATCCCTTCTCACTGTTTAATCGCAACAGCCAGCGACTTCGGCTCCGCTCCCAGGAAAAATCTATTGAAGTACTACCAAAGCCTACCAATTACTCGGGTAGCCAATGGCTACCGGCAGCCAGTCTCGGTATAGTTCAAAGCTGGAGCCAGGACCCTGATACTTTCGCCGTGGGTGAGCCAATTACGCGAATCCTTACCGTACGCGCTGAAGGGCTTAGAGCCGCTCAGCTACCCCCACTGCCTAAACTCAATGTAGATGGCCTTAAAACTTATCCAGACCAACCGCAACAGGAGGACCAGGTTGGCCCCAATGGCGTAACAGGAAGTCGTATAGAGACTACTGCGATAGTGGCTACACAACCCGGGGACTACGAGCTACCCCCGATCACAGTGACCTGGTGGGACACCAAAGCCCAACGACAACGTACCACTCAACTACCGTCATTCCGCTTCTCTGTTTCCGGCACTGCAGCACCTATAGCCAGTGATAACGAAACCACCGCTGGGGCCCCTCAGGTAGCCCCCCCCCCTGAACAAGTCAGCACTGTGAGTCGCTTCTGGCGCAACCTGGCCATTATCGCAATTGCCTCTCACTTACTGTGGGTGCTGTACTTTTTCTTTCAGAGGCGCAAATTAAACCAACAAATAACAAACAACAATATACAAGCCCCTGATTTGCACCGTGAAACCAGCGCACTTAAGAGAGCATTGGACAGTGAGGACCCGAGCCACATCCAGCAAGCCTCACTCAAGTGGCTTTACGCAAAATGGCCAAAACTGGAGGGGAAGAGTTTAACTGAGGCCACAAGGCTGCTGCACATTCCAGAATTGGGGCAACTCCAATCTGCACTGGATGCCTCTATCTACCAATCACCGGCCAGCCCTTTGGATATTCAAAAAGTGAGAAGTATTGTTAATTCGCTACTTAAGGCTAAACCTGAAAGCGAATCTAGTGAGCCAAGTGGCGCCCTGCCCTCCCTATTCTCTTGA
- a CDS encoding glycosyltransferase family 2 protein, with translation MIKISLITVCLNSADTIRDTILSVLAQDYANIEHVIIDGGSTDGTLEIISEFKDQVAVVVSEKDSGIYDAMNKGIRLASGDIVGTINSDDIYSDNRVISNVVNEFLVSGAQSVYADLEIVARNNLSQRVRFYGSSKFRVSRFRWGWMPPHPTFFVRRDCYKKLGLYKTNYRVAADFELLARFLYRDKISFRRLPKCIVKMREGGVSSQGVWGRIHQNLEIVRACKENHIYTNFFLILFKVPLKLLEYTGIGLTQRR, from the coding sequence GTGATAAAAATAAGCCTGATAACGGTTTGTCTAAATAGTGCTGACACCATTCGCGACACAATTCTATCCGTGTTGGCTCAAGATTATGCAAATATTGAGCATGTAATTATTGATGGTGGCTCCACTGATGGAACACTAGAGATAATATCTGAGTTTAAAGACCAAGTTGCGGTAGTTGTGTCTGAAAAAGACTCGGGCATTTATGATGCGATGAATAAAGGCATACGCTTGGCGTCTGGCGATATAGTCGGCACAATTAACTCCGATGATATCTATTCTGATAATCGTGTGATTTCAAATGTTGTTAATGAGTTTTTAGTTTCGGGGGCCCAATCTGTCTATGCAGACTTGGAGATTGTGGCTCGCAATAACTTAAGTCAAAGAGTACGTTTTTATGGCTCCAGTAAATTTAGGGTTTCTAGATTTCGCTGGGGCTGGATGCCGCCCCATCCTACATTTTTTGTGCGGCGAGATTGTTATAAAAAGCTAGGCTTATATAAAACCAACTACCGGGTTGCGGCAGACTTTGAATTGCTAGCTCGCTTTCTTTATCGGGATAAAATTAGCTTCAGGCGCCTACCAAAATGCATTGTAAAAATGCGTGAAGGGGGCGTTAGTTCTCAAGGTGTTTGGGGGCGCATTCATCAAAACCTGGAAATTGTCCGAGCTTGCAAAGAAAATCATATCTACACAAACTTTTTCCTGATTCTATTCAAAGTACCTCTTAAGCTGCTCGAATATACTGGAATTGGCCTTACCCAGAGACGGTGA
- a CDS encoding GDP-L-fucose synthase codes for MKYSQRVFVAGHRGMVGSALIQRLRPVKNCEVITCPRDSLDLTDVDAVSDFFNSESIDTVYLAAAKVGGILANSKLPADFIYQNLMIQGNVIHQAHKADIQNLLFIGSSCIYPRNSPQPIREQDLLGGRLESTNEPYAIAKIAGIKLCESYSRQYGRNYRSVMPTNLYGPHDNFDSANSHVIPALIYRFHKAKNEGLQNVRIWGSGDVRREFLYVEDMVDALVFVMDLEDRVYRSVTEPMCSHLNVGTGVDCTVKELAYLIAEIIGFEGNITFDRSMPDGVSRKLLDTSKLSKLGWDSQTSLGVGLKKTYDWYRSILC; via the coding sequence GTGAAATATTCCCAAAGAGTTTTTGTCGCAGGTCATCGGGGTATGGTTGGTTCGGCATTAATTCAGAGGCTGAGACCGGTAAAAAACTGTGAAGTCATTACTTGCCCACGAGATTCACTGGACTTGACAGATGTTGATGCTGTTTCTGATTTTTTTAATTCGGAGTCGATTGATACTGTTTATTTGGCTGCGGCAAAAGTGGGGGGCATATTGGCGAATAGCAAGCTCCCAGCTGATTTTATTTACCAGAATCTGATGATTCAGGGCAATGTAATCCATCAGGCTCATAAGGCTGATATCCAAAATTTGCTGTTTATTGGGTCGTCTTGTATTTATCCAAGGAATTCCCCCCAGCCGATACGGGAGCAGGACCTGCTTGGTGGTAGGTTGGAGTCGACTAACGAGCCTTACGCTATTGCCAAGATTGCCGGAATTAAGTTGTGCGAATCCTACTCAAGGCAGTATGGGCGTAACTATCGTAGTGTTATGCCGACAAACCTGTATGGACCACATGACAACTTTGACTCTGCAAATTCACACGTTATCCCTGCATTAATATATCGTTTCCATAAGGCCAAAAATGAAGGGCTGCAGAATGTCAGGATTTGGGGGAGTGGTGATGTTCGACGAGAATTTCTTTATGTAGAGGATATGGTTGATGCGTTGGTGTTTGTAATGGATTTGGAAGATCGAGTATATCGATCCGTGACAGAGCCTATGTGCTCCCACCTAAATGTGGGTACTGGGGTGGATTGCACTGTCAAGGAGTTGGCTTATTTAATCGCCGAGATCATTGGGTTTGAGGGAAATATTACATTTGACAGGTCAATGCCTGATGGTGTGTCGCGGAAGTTGCTAGACACCTCAAAGCTATCGAAGTTGGGGTGGGATTCCCAGACTTCCTTGGGGGTAGGGTTAAAGAAAACATACGATTGGTATAGAAGTATTTTGTGTTGA
- the gmd gene encoding GDP-mannose 4,6-dehydratase — protein MKKALITGVTGQDGSYLAEFLLANGYEVHGVKRRSSSFNTSRIDHLYQGPQDDSRRFFLHYGDLTDTSNLTRILQEVRPDEIYNLGAQSHVAVSFECPEYTANVNGLGTLRILEGMRLLGLDKTRFYQASTSELYGAAKTSPQNESTPFYPRSPYSIAKLFAYWTVVNFREAYGLYACNGILFNHESSRRGETFVTRKITRGLANIAQGLEQCLYLGELNALRDWGHAKDYVEMQWLMLQQESPKDFIISTGLQYSVRDFVRNCAQELGIAVEFHGEGQKEVGVVASIVGEDAPAIKCGDIIVKVDSRYFRPTEVASLVGDASLARQELGWTPKTTLKDLIGEMVKYDLREAKRNLLLAGNGYRTEPIFEE, from the coding sequence ATGAAAAAAGCACTAATAACAGGTGTAACAGGCCAGGATGGCTCTTATTTAGCTGAATTTTTATTGGCGAATGGGTACGAGGTTCATGGGGTTAAAAGAAGGTCCTCTTCATTTAATACGAGCCGCATAGATCACTTGTATCAAGGGCCGCAAGATGATAGTAGAAGGTTTTTTCTTCACTATGGAGACCTTACTGATACGAGTAATTTGACCCGAATTCTTCAGGAGGTGCGGCCTGATGAAATCTATAATTTGGGTGCCCAGTCACATGTTGCGGTCAGTTTTGAGTGCCCTGAATATACTGCAAATGTGAACGGGCTTGGAACCCTCAGAATACTAGAGGGGATGCGTCTTCTGGGGTTGGATAAAACCAGATTTTACCAAGCCTCAACGTCGGAGCTTTATGGCGCTGCCAAAACTTCCCCTCAGAATGAAAGCACTCCTTTTTACCCTCGCTCGCCATACTCAATTGCAAAATTGTTTGCCTATTGGACTGTGGTCAACTTCCGCGAGGCCTATGGCCTATATGCTTGTAACGGAATCTTATTTAATCACGAGTCATCACGTCGTGGTGAAACTTTTGTTACCCGAAAAATAACTCGGGGTTTGGCCAATATCGCCCAGGGTTTAGAGCAGTGCCTGTATTTGGGGGAGCTGAATGCGCTGAGGGACTGGGGGCATGCTAAAGACTATGTTGAAATGCAATGGTTGATGTTGCAGCAAGAAAGTCCTAAGGATTTTATTATCTCTACAGGGCTTCAATATTCCGTTCGGGATTTTGTTCGTAATTGTGCTCAAGAGTTGGGGATAGCGGTAGAGTTTCATGGGGAGGGGCAGAAAGAGGTAGGTGTTGTTGCTTCAATTGTGGGGGAAGATGCTCCAGCAATTAAGTGTGGAGACATAATTGTTAAAGTGGACTCTCGTTATTTTCGCCCGACAGAAGTGGCGTCACTAGTAGGTGATGCCTCATTGGCTCGACAAGAGCTGGGGTGGACACCTAAAACAACCTTGAAAGATTTGATTGGGGAAATGGTTAAGTATGATTTGAGGGAAGCGAAGCGGAATTTGTTGTTGGCTGGGAATGGTTATCGCACTGAGCCTATTTTTGAGGAGTAA
- a CDS encoding glycosyltransferase family 2 protein — MQVKFSVIVPVYQQWHFIEDLVRCMESQVISKDLFELVLISNDGRSPSLLGGESFQIKTGECKKPGSYAARNRGAELADGDWLIFTDADCLPDPKWIAGIDRAIRCSVGGVKLFAGDVRSQKQHGFSNIYEVYDFMRGIPQEVYVSAGVAATANMVVDRFLFLKFGGFSENSFSSGDFEFCRRLRVRGYQILFLKSAFVHHRVRCSWRSVAAKAKRIKGGQFFVSRGVGRFQLILYTLLPPVRSVIFFWRKREVYIGYRLLAIFVQLRLWGVEIWEMARLMLGAKPERH, encoded by the coding sequence ATGCAGGTTAAATTTTCCGTGATTGTTCCGGTTTATCAGCAGTGGCACTTCATTGAGGACTTGGTTCGTTGCATGGAGTCTCAGGTAATTTCAAAAGACCTTTTTGAGCTTGTACTGATATCAAATGATGGTAGGTCTCCATCTTTATTGGGAGGAGAAAGTTTTCAGATTAAGACTGGAGAGTGCAAAAAGCCTGGGTCTTATGCGGCAAGAAATAGAGGGGCAGAGTTAGCTGATGGAGATTGGCTTATATTTACGGATGCTGATTGCTTGCCGGATCCAAAGTGGATAGCTGGAATTGATAGGGCGATTAGGTGTTCGGTAGGAGGTGTAAAGTTATTTGCAGGTGATGTGAGAAGTCAGAAGCAGCATGGGTTCTCTAATATCTATGAAGTCTATGATTTTATGAGAGGGATACCACAAGAAGTTTACGTATCTGCAGGAGTTGCAGCTACAGCAAATATGGTTGTGGATCGGTTTTTGTTTTTGAAGTTTGGTGGATTTAGTGAGAATTCCTTTTCAAGTGGTGATTTTGAATTTTGTAGAAGATTGAGGGTGAGGGGCTATCAAATTTTATTTTTGAAATCTGCTTTTGTCCATCATCGAGTTAGATGCTCTTGGCGATCTGTTGCTGCAAAAGCAAAGCGGATAAAGGGAGGGCAGTTTTTTGTCTCTCGAGGGGTGGGGAGGTTTCAGTTGATTCTATATACCCTTCTTCCACCGGTAAGATCGGTTATATTTTTTTGGAGGAAAAGGGAAGTTTATATTGGTTATAGATTGTTGGCAATTTTCGTTCAGTTGAGGTTGTGGGGGGTTGAGATCTGGGAAATGGCTCGCCTGATGTTAGGGGCGAAACCTGAGCGACATTGA
- a CDS encoding glycosyltransferase family 1 protein produces the protein MLRIGVDARPLSVVTTGIGRYTEALIERMVKSGHEWFLYSDAPLPEKFCEVANVVVRTGRVGRKSLGTLFAQARFPSWARHDDLQVFWSPRHHLPLMMPSSISRVVTIHDMVWARFPETMSVFGKYLERGLMPPSVSSAQAVIAVSAFTADELKELMPKSVGKTVVIPEAPFLKDATDRVDGEYFLFVGTLEPRKNLERLLAAYRAYLDAASPEALPLYICGGQGWGLPRLSEIIEGLSLGEMVQVQGYVPDHELSGLYRNARALLMPSIYEGFGLPIVEAFSQNTPVLTSNVGAMREVAGNGAILVDPLSVSSMADGIHQLHSDLDLVHSLQESAGARAHEFSWDRAAEATLKVLEQAAING, from the coding sequence GTGCTTAGGATTGGTGTTGATGCCAGGCCATTGTCAGTTGTCACTACAGGAATTGGCCGTTATACGGAAGCTCTTATTGAGCGTATGGTAAAAAGCGGGCATGAATGGTTCCTTTATAGTGATGCGCCACTCCCTGAGAAGTTCTGTGAGGTTGCTAATGTGGTCGTGCGGACAGGGAGGGTTGGGCGTAAATCGTTGGGTACTCTTTTTGCCCAAGCCCGCTTCCCATCCTGGGCTAGGCATGATGACTTGCAGGTATTCTGGTCCCCCAGGCATCATTTGCCACTGATGATGCCTTCTTCGATAAGTCGGGTTGTGACGATTCACGACATGGTTTGGGCGCGCTTTCCTGAAACTATGTCTGTATTTGGTAAATACCTTGAAAGGGGGTTGATGCCCCCTTCTGTGAGTTCGGCGCAAGCGGTTATTGCGGTATCTGCGTTTACTGCCGATGAGCTGAAAGAGTTAATGCCGAAATCTGTGGGTAAGACTGTTGTTATTCCCGAAGCGCCTTTCTTAAAAGATGCCACTGACCGAGTTGATGGAGAGTACTTCCTTTTTGTGGGTACTCTAGAGCCCCGTAAAAATTTGGAGCGTTTGTTAGCTGCATATCGAGCTTATTTGGATGCAGCTTCACCAGAAGCATTGCCGCTTTATATTTGCGGTGGGCAAGGCTGGGGGTTACCTCGATTAAGTGAGATTATTGAGGGGTTGAGTTTAGGGGAAATGGTACAGGTGCAGGGTTATGTGCCTGACCACGAGTTGAGTGGCTTGTATCGCAATGCTAGAGCTCTGCTTATGCCCTCGATTTACGAGGGTTTTGGGTTGCCTATTGTTGAGGCGTTTTCACAGAATACTCCGGTTTTGACCTCTAATGTTGGCGCTATGCGCGAGGTGGCTGGAAATGGGGCTATTTTAGTCGATCCTCTTTCGGTTTCTAGCATGGCTGATGGTATCCATCAGCTGCATTCAGATTTGGATTTGGTCCATAGCCTTCAGGAGTCTGCAGGTGCTAGGGCGCATGAGTTTTCTTGGGATCGAGCAGCGGAAGCCACCTTAAAGGTGTTGGAGCAGGCTGCTATTAACGGCTAG
- a CDS encoding glycosyltransferase, producing MARSGGEVLALSSRPGSYEIESGLQVRTSRRWFSFKSMCFGPGLLLDVWRSKAKVLHLHFPWPFGDLAYLFAGKRRPLVVTYHSDVVRQRWLLKLYTPLMNRFFAKADRIVATSEQYVATSPVLQRWKHKVSVIPLGVDEDTLPLPREDDLKRIEGTYGQGFMLFVGVLRYYKGLEYLIRAAEGAGCRILIAGAGPEEGRMRSLVSELGLENVEFLGFVSDEEKAALYRLCGAVVFPSHLRSEAFGVTLVEGLMAGKPLISCEIGTGTSFVNEDGVTGHVVPSGDSVALRDAMNDLNSNPEKAKIMGSAARQRYEALFTGEKMRTSYQELYREVLGCGVGGEVIDSDRSSCA from the coding sequence ATGGCCCGATCGGGAGGAGAGGTGTTAGCACTCTCTTCCAGGCCTGGCTCCTATGAGATTGAGTCGGGCCTGCAAGTTCGAACAAGTCGCCGATGGTTTTCTTTTAAGTCCATGTGTTTTGGACCCGGTTTGTTACTGGATGTATGGCGCAGTAAGGCGAAAGTGTTGCACTTGCATTTTCCTTGGCCTTTTGGCGATCTTGCCTACCTGTTCGCAGGCAAGCGGCGCCCATTGGTTGTGACTTACCATTCTGATGTGGTGAGGCAGAGGTGGCTCCTGAAGCTTTATACCCCTCTTATGAATCGTTTTTTTGCCAAAGCGGATCGTATCGTCGCTACTTCTGAGCAGTATGTGGCAACAAGCCCTGTTTTGCAGCGCTGGAAGCATAAGGTCTCTGTGATTCCCTTGGGGGTTGATGAGGATACCTTGCCGCTCCCGCGTGAAGACGACTTGAAGCGTATTGAGGGCACCTATGGCCAGGGCTTTATGCTTTTTGTTGGTGTTCTTCGTTACTACAAAGGCCTTGAATACCTGATTCGTGCTGCTGAGGGAGCGGGCTGTCGCATTCTAATTGCCGGGGCTGGGCCGGAAGAGGGGCGTATGCGCTCTCTTGTCTCTGAATTGGGGCTAGAGAATGTGGAGTTCCTGGGGTTTGTGTCTGATGAGGAGAAAGCTGCATTGTATCGACTTTGTGGTGCTGTAGTTTTTCCTTCCCACCTGCGCTCTGAAGCCTTTGGAGTCACCTTGGTTGAGGGGCTTATGGCGGGCAAGCCGCTGATAAGTTGTGAGATAGGGACGGGCACCAGCTTTGTGAACGAAGATGGGGTAACCGGTCATGTGGTACCTTCAGGGGATAGCGTTGCGCTCCGGGATGCCATGAATGATCTCAATTCTAACCCTGAAAAAGCCAAGATAATGGGGTCTGCAGCCCGCCAGCGTTATGAAGCTCTATTCACGGGCGAGAAGATGCGAACATCATATCAAGAGCTTTATCGGGAGGTTCTAGGTTGTGGCGTTGGCGGTGAAGTGATTGACTCTGATCGGAGCTCCTGTGCTTAG
- a CDS encoding ABC transporter permease, whose product MLKNHFNIVWLRGVNALKADMENTYLGTVWWVMEPLLLTGLLYFAFASGFRGNQAGAEFLAFLLCGMLPFKWFASSISNSAESIVNNKGILGQFYLPKWIFACSINLSMLLRFICVLPILFGALWLSGFAPTAAWIGLIPVIFSQLIINLGLSLLAAATIPLIPDLRHLVPLCVTGVLFTSGIFFDISSRPSEVQELLLLNPYAEIFDSYRKVLLENQIPEIGDLAYPFIIGAISLFSSLVLIKILDRTYPRVLL is encoded by the coding sequence ATGCTTAAGAATCACTTCAATATTGTTTGGCTCAGGGGCGTAAACGCCTTAAAAGCAGACATGGAAAATACCTACCTGGGGACTGTCTGGTGGGTAATGGAACCGCTTCTTCTCACAGGGCTCCTCTATTTCGCATTCGCATCTGGATTCCGTGGCAACCAAGCTGGGGCAGAATTCTTAGCATTCTTACTATGTGGCATGCTCCCATTTAAGTGGTTTGCATCATCCATAAGCAATAGCGCCGAATCGATAGTCAACAACAAAGGGATACTTGGCCAGTTCTACCTGCCCAAGTGGATATTTGCCTGCTCAATCAATCTATCGATGCTCTTGAGGTTTATATGCGTCCTACCAATACTTTTTGGTGCGCTATGGCTCTCAGGATTTGCTCCGACAGCAGCATGGATCGGGCTTATCCCTGTTATTTTTTCACAGCTCATCATCAATTTGGGCTTGAGCCTGCTAGCTGCAGCAACAATCCCGTTGATACCCGACCTACGACACCTTGTACCTTTATGCGTGACCGGAGTGCTTTTCACCTCTGGCATTTTCTTTGATATCAGTAGCCGCCCATCAGAAGTTCAGGAGCTACTTCTACTCAACCCTTATGCTGAAATTTTTGATAGTTACAGAAAGGTCCTTTTAGAAAATCAAATACCTGAAATTGGAGATCTAGCCTACCCATTTATCATTGGTGCTATATCGCTTTTCTCTTCATTGGTATTGATTAAGATACTTGATAGAACTTATCCAAGAGTACTGCTATGA
- a CDS encoding ABC transporter ATP-binding protein gives MSSPILTFSKVGLAYRGKLSLFTKQNWVLKDISFELLTGETLGIVGRNGAGKSSLLKLLADIIAPNTGKIHRQPRVKSQLLSLGLGFNKNLSGIDNALMALVTQGSGIRHAKAMIPVITEFSGLGDIIKEPVGTFSAGQKARLGFATAIHATPDVLLLDEILGVGDREFKQKSAKALKNKVQSNQTVVLVSHSIQTLRKLCDRVLWIESGTVKSIGEAQEVLSMYEAG, from the coding sequence ATGAGTTCGCCAATATTAACATTCTCGAAAGTGGGGCTTGCCTACCGTGGAAAGTTGAGTTTATTCACAAAGCAGAATTGGGTACTAAAGGATATCTCCTTTGAGCTTCTCACAGGCGAAACACTTGGTATTGTCGGACGAAACGGTGCCGGCAAATCAAGCTTGCTTAAATTGCTCGCAGATATTATTGCTCCAAATACAGGAAAAATTCACAGGCAACCCCGAGTTAAATCACAGCTGCTATCACTTGGGTTGGGCTTCAATAAAAACTTGAGCGGTATTGATAATGCCCTTATGGCTCTGGTAACTCAGGGCAGCGGCATCCGACATGCTAAAGCTATGATCCCCGTTATCACAGAGTTTTCAGGCCTTGGCGACATAATTAAAGAACCAGTCGGCACTTTCTCTGCAGGACAAAAAGCTCGTCTCGGCTTCGCCACGGCAATTCATGCAACGCCTGATGTACTGCTACTAGACGAGATCCTCGGAGTCGGTGACAGGGAGTTTAAGCAGAAATCTGCAAAGGCTCTAAAGAACAAGGTGCAATCTAACCAAACTGTAGTTTTAGTGTCTCACTCCATCCAAACACTAAGGAAGTTATGTGACAGGGTCTTATGGATAGAGAGCGGAACAGTTAAGTCGATTGGTGAGGCGCAAGAAGTCTTAAGCATGTATGAGGCCGGGTAA